The genomic window CGTGACGATCGGGACGCTCGAGACGATCGCGGTGCAGGCCGCGCGTCGGGGCATCCGCTCGCCCGCCGTCGTGGTCGTCGGCGACGTCGTCACCCTCAGCCCCTATGCGCCCGAAGCGCTTCGCACACGAAAGGCAACCCAGCTGTGACCCTCAACCTCCGCGTCGCCATCATCGGCGCCGGCCCGGCCGGCATCTACGCCGGGAACATCCTGAACAACTCCGTGCGCGCCGAGGGCGGCGAGGTGTCGATCGACCTGTACGAGTCGCTGCCCGCGCCGTACGGCCTGATCCGGTACGGCGTGGCGCCCGACCACCCCCGCATCAAGGGCATCGTCAACTCGCTGCACGAGATGCTCGACGCGGGCACGATCCGGCTGATCGCGAACGTCGAGGTCGGCCGCGACATCGCCGTCGACGAGCTGCAGGAGCACTACGACGCGGTGATCTTCGCGACCGGCGCCGTGCGCGACGCCCCGCTCGACATCCCCGGCATCGACCTGCACGGTTCGTACGGCGCGGCCGACTTCGTCAGCTGGTACGACGGGCACCCCGACGTGCCGCGCACCTGGCCGCTCGAGGCGAAGGAGATCGCGGTCATCGGCAACGGCAACGTCGCGCTCGACGTGGCCCGCGTGCTCGCGAAGCACCCGGTCGACCTGCGCTCGACCGACGTGCCGGCCAATGTCTACGCAGGCCTCGAGGCCTCGCCGGTCACCGACGTGCACGTCTTCGGCCGCCGCGGACCCGCCGACGTGAAGTTCACGCCGATCGAGCTGCGCGAGCTCGGCGAGGTGCCGAACGTCGACATCGTCGTCTCCGACGAGGACTTCCTCGCGCTCGACGCCACGCAGGCGCCGAACAACCAGGTGAAGATCATGCTGCGCACGCTCGAGTCGTGGCGCACGCGCCAGTCGACCGGGGCGACCCGCCGCCTGCACCTGCACTTCTACCACTCGCCGGTCGAGGTGCTCGGCACCGACCGCGTCGAGGGCGTGCGGTTCCAGCGCAACGAGCCGGTGCCCGGCGGCGCGTGGGGCGAGGTGCGGGCGACCGACGACTTCCGCGAGTACCCGGCGCAGGCCGTGTACCGCGCGGTCGGCTACTTCGGGTCGCCGATCGTCGACGTGCCCTTCGACGAGGCGCGCGGCGTGATCACGAACGCGGGCGGCCGCGTGCTCGGCGAGGACGGCGCTCCGCTCCAGGGCCTCTACGCGACCGGCTGGATCAAGCGCGGCCCCGTCGGCCTCATCGGCCACACCAAGAGCGACGCGATGGAGACCATCGAGCACCTGGTGGCGGATGCCTCGTCGGGCGCCCTGCGCGCACCGGTCGTCACCGACCGCGAGGCGGTGTTCGCGATCCTCGACGAGCGCGAGGTCGAGTACTCGACGTGGGACGGCTGGCTCGCGCTCGACGCGCACGAGCGCTCGCTCGGCGAGACCGACGAGTTCCCCCGTGAGCGCGTCAAGGTCGTGCCCCGCGAGGAGCAGGTCTCGCTCTCGCGGGCGGCATCCGTCACCGCGGGCTGACGCGGGTTCACGCTCGCACCCTCCCCGGTTTCAGGCTTTCGGAGGCTGGTCAGGACGGAATCGACGATTCGGTCCTGACCAGCCTTCGTCGTCCTGAATCCGGCTCCGGGCGCGCCGTCACCGCCGACCGACGGTGAGCCGATCGACCCAGATGAGGTTGCCGCCCGTGTTCGGGTTCAGCCGAACGGTGACGTCCGACCGCGCGCCGAGCCGGGCGTCGAACGTCACGGTCGCGTACTCGCCCGCGGGCAGCTTCGGCACGACGACCGGGGTCGCGATCTCAACACCGTCGACGAGCACGCTGAACGTGGCATCCGACTGCTCGAATCCGTCGCGCAACGAGTTCAGCTCGACGGTCACGGCGCGGCCGGGGCCGACGTCCTCGAACCGGAGCTCAGGCGCGCTCGAACCGCCGTCGCCGAAGTTCATCAGCATGACCTCGCGACCGTTGGATGCCGCGGCGGCGACCTGCGGGAGACCGCCGAGTCCGCAGCAGTCCTGCCAGGTCGAGGCCTCGGCGTACTCGGCCTCGAAGACGCCACGCCCCTGCGAGAAGTCGGGCGCGGTGAATTCCCGTGCACGCTCGCGCGAGGTCGTCCACACCGCCCGATCGCGCAGTTCCGCGGCGACCCGCTCCAGGATCACGGGATCCGCCTGCAGGCGGCTGTCGCCCCAGTACCCGGCGTTGCACGCCCCGGGCCCCGTGCACGCCCAGTTGCCCTGGGAGTCCCAGTCCGTGTTGATGTACGTGAAGGACCGCACCACGTCGCGGTTGGCGCGAACGAAGTCGAACGTCGGCGCGAACCATTCCGCCCACACCTGGTCGGTCGTGACCGGGGTGCGCTGCGCGTACGGCGCCGGCGACCCGTTCGCGAACACGCACGAGACGGTGTGCTCGCCGAGGTCGTAGCCCTGGGGTGCCGCCTCGGCGACGATCACGGGCTTGCGGTGCTCGCGGGCGAAGTCGAGCAGCGACTCGGCGACCCGCTGCGACGGCACCATGAGCGTGTCGGGTGCGCCGACCGGTCCGCGGTCGCACGACCACGGTCGGCCGGGATCCGTCGCGGATTCCGCGGCGAACCGGGAGACGCCCATCCAGTCGACGGCGTCGTCGCCCGGATACCAGCGGTTCCAGTGCGCCTCCGCGTCGCCGGCGAGCACCGCGTCGGCGGCCCCGTACGCGTCGGCGCCGACCACGGCCTTGTCGGGGATCGCCGCTCCCCACGCAGCCGTCTGCCAGACGGTCGCGACGCGCTTCGCGCGCAGTGCGTCGATGCGCCCGGCGATGTGCCGGAACGCGGCCTTGTACGCCTCGGGTTCGTAGTTGTTCCAGTGCCCGTCGAACTCGTATCCGACCTTGAGGAACACCTCGCGCTTCGTGGCATCCGCGTACCGGATCAGCTCGTCGACCCAGCCGCGATACCAGGCGACCACCGCGGGGTCCACCGACGGGTCGCCCGCGATCGCCCGGAGCCCGAGGTTGCGGCCGTCGCTCGCGAGGTCCTGCGAGTAGTCGATGAGTTCGAGGCCGATGGTGAGCTTGCCGGGATGCTCCGAGAGGACCTCCTCGAAGTCGGTCCGGCCGACGCGGTAGTCGACGGGGCTCCACAGGCCGTTCAGGGGCGTGATGCCGTTGATGCTCGCGAACAGCGACACCCCGGCCGGCTGCGGGAAGGCGCCGTCGTCGATCGCCTGCTCGTGGAAGTCGTGCAGCGTGCCGCCGTCCTGGCCGAGGATGAAGTCGACCTTGCCGTCGGCGGGCAGGTTCACGGCACCGCGGAGCGGGTCGCGCCCGGGCGGGCCGTGGCGGTCGGACGAGTCGCCGCCGGACACGGCGATTCCGGACGGGGCGATGCCCGGGGCGGCGGCGCCTGCGGCGACGGTCGTCGCAGCCGCGGGGACCGCGGCCGACCCGACGAGCGCGAGGGCGGCGAGCGCCCCGATGGCGATGGTGGAACGAAGCGGCATTGCTCCTCCTGACGGTTCGCCCGATCCGGACGGGACGGGCGGGGTGAGCCCGTCCGGACCGGACGGGCGGGGTGGCGCCGAGCCGGAACCGGCGCGACGGGAAGGTTCCGGATCAGCCCCGGGCGACGACGGCGCGGGAGATCCGCTCGTCGTCCACGCCGATCCGGTGCACGGGGCCGACGAGCTCCACCCCGGCCACGCTCGCCCGGTCGATGCACGAGGCACCCGTGAACAGGGTCACCGCGCCCGGTTCGACCACGCGGTCGTACGAGGCATCCGTGAACGCGATGCGGGTCGTCGGCACGCGGAACGCGACCGTGGCGCACTCGCCCGGCGCGAGTTCGACGCGCTCGAAGGCGACCAGTTGCGCGAGCGGGCGCGTGACCGAGGCGTACTCGTCGCGGGCGTAGAGCTGCACGACGTCGGCGCCGGCCCGATCGCCGGTGTTCGCGACCGAGACGACGACCTCGAACCAGCCGTCGGTGCGCACCTCCGCGACGGCGGATTCGATCGTGCGCTCGAACGACGTGAACGACAGGCCGAAGCCGAACGGGAGGACCGGTGAGTTGTCCACGTTCGTGACCTTCGTCGGCGCCCCGAGCGTCGGGTGCAGGTACGAGAACGGTTGGGCGCCCGCCGACCGCGGAAGCGTGACCGGCAGTCGACCCGACGGGTTCACCGTGCCGTCGAGCACCCGGGCGATCGCGGGGCCGCCCTCCTCTCCCGGGAAGAACGCCTGCACCACGGCGGCGCACCGGTCGAGCGCCCAGTCGAGCACGTACGGCCGACCGGTGACGAGCACCAGGACGACCGGCGTGCCGGTCGCGAGGATCCGCTCGACGAGTTCGCGCTGCACGCCGGGCAGTTCGAGGTCGTCGCGATCGCATCCCTCGCCGACGGTGCCGCGGCCGAACAGCCCGGCCTGGTCGCCCACCACGACGACGGCCACGTCGGATGCCTCGGCGACCGCGGCGGCCTCGTCGAAGCCGTCGCGATCGTCGTCGTCGACCGCGCACCCCCGGGCGTACGAGACGGACGCCCCGCTCGCGCGCAGCGCATCGAGCACGGTCGGCACCTCGATGCCGAGCCCGTGGTCGGGGTGGTGGCCGAGCACGTGGTTCACGAACGAGTAGCAGCCGAACAGCGCCTGCGCGCGGTCGGCGTTGGGGCCGACCACGGCGAGGCGGGCGCCGGGCCGCAGCGGCAGGACGCCGTCGTTGGCGAGGAGCACGACGGACTCCTCGGCCAGCCGCCGTGCGATGGCCCGGTGCTCGGGCCGGTCGAGGTCGATGCCGCCCGCCGCCGTGCCGCCCGCTGCCGTGCCGCGCGCCGCCGTGCCGCGCGCCGCCGTGCCGACGCCGACCGCGCCGACCGGCGCCTCGAACGTCTCGTCGAGCAGTCCCAGCGCCTCCTTCTCCGCGAGCACCCGCAACACCGCCCGATCGACGATCGACTCGTCGACCCGGCCGTCGCGGACGCGCTCGGCGAGCGGTGCGAGGTACGCATCGCCGGTCGGCAGTTCGACGTCGACGCCTGCGGCGAGCGCGAGCGCCGCCGCCTCGCCGAGGTCGGCGCCGACCTGGTGCAGGGTGTGCAGGAACGCGACGCCGAAGTAGTCGGCGACGACCGTGCCGTCGAAGCCCCAGCGGTCCCGCAGCACGCCGGTGAGCAGCGACGGGTCGGCGGCGACGGGCACCCCGTCGATCTCGGCGTACGAGTGCATGACGCTGCGCGCGCCCGCGTCGCGGACCGCCATCTCGAAGGGCGGCAGCAACACGTCGGCCACCTCGCGAGGGCCGGCCGACACCGGTGCGAGGTTGCGTCCGGCGCGCGATGCCGAGTAGCCGACGAAGTGCTTGAGGGTCGCGATGACGCCTGCGGACTGCACGCCGCGGACGAACGCGCTGCCGAGCACGCCGACCGTGTACGGGTCCTCGGCGATGCACTCCTCGACGCGCCCCCACCGCGGATCGCGGATCACGTCGAGCACGGGCGCGAGGCCCTGGTGCACGCCGATCGACCGCATCGACTCGCCGATCGCACGGCCCATCTCCTCGACGAGGCCGGGATCGAACGCGGCGCCCCACGCGAGCGGCGCCGGATACGTGGTCGCCTGCCAGGCCGTCAGGCCGGTCAGGATCTCCTCGTGGGCGATGGCCGGGATGCCCAGGCGCGTCTGCGTCACGAGGTACCGCTGGAAGCGCCGCAACCACTCGGCGCGTTCGGCCGGGTCGACGGGCTTGGTCCCGAAGGCGCGCGTGACGTGACCGAGGCCGTTCCGGGCGAACTCCTCGAGCGCGGCATCCGACTCGGGCATCTCGTCCTGCATCGGCGCCACGACGGCGCCGCCCTCGTCGACCCAGAAGCCGACCAGCTGGGCGAGCTTCTCGTCGAGGGTCATCCGGTCGAGCAGCTCGACGACGCGGGCGGACGGAGCGGATGCCCCGGGCGTCGCGCCGAGGGCGGCTCGGGGGTCGGCGTGCGGTGCGGTGGGGTGGATCGTCACGACTTGAGGGCGCCTTCCATGATTCCCCCGACGATCTGCTTGCCGAGGAGGACGAAGATGAGGAGCAGCGGGATGGTCGCGAGCACCGTGCCGGCCATCTGCACGCCGTAGTCGGTGACGTAGGCCTGCGACTGGAGCTGCCGGAGCGCGACCTGCACGGTGAAGGCGCCCGGGGTGTTCAGCACGATCAGCGGCCAGAAGAAGTCGTTCCACGCCGCCATGAACGCGAACAGCCCGAGGACGCTCGCCGCGGGGCGGATCGACGGCAGCGCGATCGACCAGAAGGTGCGGAAGCTGCCGGCGCCGTCGATGCGGGCGGCGTCGACGAGCTCGTCGGGCAGGGAGTTGTCGATGGCCTGGCGCATCCAGAACACCCCGAACGCGGTGACCAGGCCCGGCACGATGAGGGCCTTCAGGTCGTTCACCCAGCCGAGCTGGGTGACGATCATGAACTGCGGGACGACGGCGAGCTGCAGCGGCACCGTCATGGTGCCGACGACGAGCACGAGCAACGCGTTGCGTCCGGGGAACCGGAGCTTCGCGAAGGCGAACCCGGCGAGGGCCGACAGCAGCACCTGGCCGATCGCGATGGCGGCCGAGACGATGAAGCTGTTCCAGAGGTTCAGCCCGAAGGGCACGGCCTCGAACACCTGGGCCGCGTTGGCGAAGAACTGGTCGCCCGGCACCAGCACGGGCGGCACCCGGTTCACGCTCGACGAGTCGTTCGACGCGACGACGAACATCCAGTAGAGCGGGAACAGCGAGCAGACCGTCGTCACCCCGAGCACGAGGTAGGTGAACCAGCCGACGCGGCCGGGGGCGCCGCGACGCCGGCGGGCGCGTGACGCGCGATGGGGCCGGCCTCCGTCGCCGTCGGCGGCGGCGAGGGCGGAGGGGATGTCCCGGGAGACGGTCTCCGCGAGGCTCGTGGTCGTCATCGGGCGACCTCCTTCCTGGTGGTGCTGCGGCGCTCGGCGGTGCTGCGGCGCTCGATGGGGCCGCGACGCGATCGGATGCCGCGGAGCGGGGCCGGCCGCGCGTCCTCGGACGCGATCCGGCTCGAGAGCCCGAGGTTCACGACGGTCAGCACGACGATGATGAGGAACAACGCCCACGCGATCGCCGAGCCGTAGCCGAAGTCGAGGTTGCGGAAGCCCTGCTCGTAGAGGAACAGCGCGAGCGTCTGGTACTGGCGGGACTGGCCGCCCGTGACGCCGCCCTGGCCGCCGAAGATCAGCGGCTCGGCGAAGACCTGCAGGCCGCCGATGGTCGACACGATGGCGGTGAAGATGATGGTCGGGCGCACCTGGGGGATCGTGACCGAGAAGAACTGGCGGATGCGGCCGGCGCCGTCGATCTCCGCGCTCTCGTACAGCGACCGGGGGATGGACTGCATCGCCGCGAGGTAGATGAGCGCGTTGTAGCCGGTCCAGCGCCACATGATCATCGTCGAGATCGCGACCTGCCCGGCGAACGTCTCACGGACCCAGTCGATGCGATCGCCGCCGAAGAACTCGATGACGGTGTTGACCATGCCGTAGTCGCGGCCGAACAGCTGCGTGAACACGATGCCGACGGCGAGCACCGAGGTGATGTTCGGCACGAGCACCGCCATGCGGAATCCGGTCTTGAACCGCAGGAGCGCCTGGTTGAGCACCGCCGCGAGCACCAGCGCGAATGCCAGCTGCGGCACGGTCGAGAGGAACCAGATGCTCAGCGTGTTGCCCGCCGCGTTCCAGAACCGCGGGTCGGCGACGAGGAACGCGTAGTTATCGAGCCCGATGAAGGTCTTCTCGCCGATGGGGTTCCACTCGAACAGCGAGATGAACGCCGTGTAGGCGAGCGGGAACAGCCCGAACAGGCCGAAGACGATGAAGAACGGGGCGATGTACAGGTAGGGGACGATCGGGATGCGGCGCTTGGTGCGCTGCCGGGGATCGGCGATGGTGGCCACGGTGCCTCCGGTCGGTGACGGGGCGGGGCCGGCGCGCTGGGGGATCGCGCCGGCCCCGCAGGGTGGTGCTACTTGGAGGACAGCTCGAGCTCGATGGCGGCCATCGTCGAGTCCCACGCCTCGTCGGGCGTCTCCTCGCCGCTCTCGACACGGTCGATGCCCAGGCCGAACTCGCGCAGGATCGCGCGCTCCTTCGGCCCCTCGTAGACCGGCTTCAGGGCGAGCACGCTGTCGGAGTAGATCTGGCCGACCGGGGCGCCGGAGAAGAACTCGCTCGTGAACCCGGTGAGCGCCTCGTCGGTGAACAGCTCGGGCGTCGACGGGAAGTTGCCGAACTCCTGGAAGACCTCGAGCTGGTTCTCGGGGCTCAGGATGGTCGTCAACATGTCGTACGCGAGCTCGGGGTTCTTCGCGGCCTTGGGGATGGTCATCTGCGACCCGCCCCAGTTGCCGCCGCCCTCGGGCAGGGTGACGACGTTCCACTTCCCGGTCGTGTCGGGCGCCTGGCCCTGGATGTAGTTCATCATCCACGCCGGGGCGAGCTGCACGGCGTAGTCGCCGTTCGCCATCGCGGTGTTCCACTCGGGGCTGAAGGCGGCGAGGTTGGCCGAGATGTCCTTCGCGCTGGTGGCGAGGTCCCAGGCCTCCTGCACCTGGGGGTTGCTGTCGTAGACCAGCGTGTCCTCGTCGGCGTAGAACTTCTCCTCGCCCTGGTTGTACACCGTCTGGAAGAACAGGCCGGCGTCGTCGAGGAACGGCTTGCCGGTCGCGGCCTTGTACTGCTCGCCGACCGTGACGAAGTCCTCCCAGCTCGACCAGAGTCCCTCGACGCCGGCGCTGTCGCTCGGCAGGCCCGCGGCCTCGAAGAGGTCGGTGCGATAGGCGAGCGCGAGGCCGCCGACGTCGGTGGGCAGGCCGAAGACCTGGCCGTCGGGGCCGACGCCCTGCTCCCATCGCCAGTCGAGGAAATCGCCCTGCAGGTCGTCGTCGGCGCCGTAGTCGCGGAGGTCCACGAAGTAGGGGGCGCTGGGCTTGAACAGCGAGCTGTACCCGGTCTCGACGAGTGCGACGTCGGGCACCGAGCCGGATGCCAGGGCGGTGAGCAGCTGCTCGTGATGCGGGTCGAACTCGCTCGTCTTGATCTCGACGGTGTTGCCGGTCTCGTCGGCCCAGGCCTCCATGGAGTCCTCCAGGCCGGTGGCGCCGAACGTCCAGACCGTGAGCGTCTGCCCGCTGGGCAGTTCGCCGTCGGCCGAGCCGGATGCGTCGCCGCCGGACGGGGAGCATCCGGCGAGGAGTCCGACGGTGGCGGCGACCGCGAGGCCGACGACCGCGAGGCGTCGTGAAGTCATGTCTCTCTCCCTTGAGATGTATCGGGTGCTGTGACGACCGACGCGGGTGTCGCGAAATGTCAGAGATACTTTCGCGTCGTCGGCTCGTCAAGTACGGTAAGCCTGCCGGGGATTCCCGCTCAATG from Agromyces sp. LHK192 includes these protein-coding regions:
- a CDS encoding carbohydrate ABC transporter permease, whose translation is MTTTSLAETVSRDIPSALAAADGDGGRPHRASRARRRRGAPGRVGWFTYLVLGVTTVCSLFPLYWMFVVASNDSSSVNRVPPVLVPGDQFFANAAQVFEAVPFGLNLWNSFIVSAAIAIGQVLLSALAGFAFAKLRFPGRNALLVLVVGTMTVPLQLAVVPQFMIVTQLGWVNDLKALIVPGLVTAFGVFWMRQAIDNSLPDELVDAARIDGAGSFRTFWSIALPSIRPAASVLGLFAFMAAWNDFFWPLIVLNTPGAFTVQVALRQLQSQAYVTDYGVQMAGTVLATIPLLLIFVLLGKQIVGGIMEGALKS
- a CDS encoding ABC transporter substrate-binding protein, which encodes MTSRRLAVVGLAVAATVGLLAGCSPSGGDASGSADGELPSGQTLTVWTFGATGLEDSMEAWADETGNTVEIKTSEFDPHHEQLLTALASGSVPDVALVETGYSSLFKPSAPYFVDLRDYGADDDLQGDFLDWRWEQGVGPDGQVFGLPTDVGGLALAYRTDLFEAAGLPSDSAGVEGLWSSWEDFVTVGEQYKAATGKPFLDDAGLFFQTVYNQGEEKFYADEDTLVYDSNPQVQEAWDLATSAKDISANLAAFSPEWNTAMANGDYAVQLAPAWMMNYIQGQAPDTTGKWNVVTLPEGGGNWGGSQMTIPKAAKNPELAYDMLTTILSPENQLEVFQEFGNFPSTPELFTDEALTGFTSEFFSGAPVGQIYSDSVLALKPVYEGPKERAILREFGLGIDRVESGEETPDEAWDSTMAAIELELSSK
- a CDS encoding FAD-dependent oxidoreductase, which translates into the protein MTLNLRVAIIGAGPAGIYAGNILNNSVRAEGGEVSIDLYESLPAPYGLIRYGVAPDHPRIKGIVNSLHEMLDAGTIRLIANVEVGRDIAVDELQEHYDAVIFATGAVRDAPLDIPGIDLHGSYGAADFVSWYDGHPDVPRTWPLEAKEIAVIGNGNVALDVARVLAKHPVDLRSTDVPANVYAGLEASPVTDVHVFGRRGPADVKFTPIELRELGEVPNVDIVVSDEDFLALDATQAPNNQVKIMLRTLESWRTRQSTGATRRLHLHFYHSPVEVLGTDRVEGVRFQRNEPVPGGAWGEVRATDDFREYPAQAVYRAVGYFGSPIVDVPFDEARGVITNAGGRVLGEDGAPLQGLYATGWIKRGPVGLIGHTKSDAMETIEHLVADASSGALRAPVVTDREAVFAILDEREVEYSTWDGWLALDAHERSLGETDEFPRERVKVVPREEQVSLSRAASVTAG
- a CDS encoding glycoside hydrolase family 3 N-terminal domain-containing protein, which gives rise to MTIHPTAPHADPRAALGATPGASAPSARVVELLDRMTLDEKLAQLVGFWVDEGGAVVAPMQDEMPESDAALEEFARNGLGHVTRAFGTKPVDPAERAEWLRRFQRYLVTQTRLGIPAIAHEEILTGLTAWQATTYPAPLAWGAAFDPGLVEEMGRAIGESMRSIGVHQGLAPVLDVIRDPRWGRVEECIAEDPYTVGVLGSAFVRGVQSAGVIATLKHFVGYSASRAGRNLAPVSAGPREVADVLLPPFEMAVRDAGARSVMHSYAEIDGVPVAADPSLLTGVLRDRWGFDGTVVADYFGVAFLHTLHQVGADLGEAAALALAAGVDVELPTGDAYLAPLAERVRDGRVDESIVDRAVLRVLAEKEALGLLDETFEAPVGAVGVGTAARGTAARGTAAGGTAAGGIDLDRPEHRAIARRLAEESVVLLANDGVLPLRPGARLAVVGPNADRAQALFGCYSFVNHVLGHHPDHGLGIEVPTVLDALRASGASVSYARGCAVDDDDRDGFDEAAAVAEASDVAVVVVGDQAGLFGRGTVGEGCDRDDLELPGVQRELVERILATGTPVVLVLVTGRPYVLDWALDRCAAVVQAFFPGEEGGPAIARVLDGTVNPSGRLPVTLPRSAGAQPFSYLHPTLGAPTKVTNVDNSPVLPFGFGLSFTSFERTIESAVAEVRTDGWFEVVVSVANTGDRAGADVVQLYARDEYASVTRPLAQLVAFERVELAPGECATVAFRVPTTRIAFTDASYDRVVEPGAVTLFTGASCIDRASVAGVELVGPVHRIGVDDERISRAVVARG
- a CDS encoding carbohydrate ABC transporter permease, which encodes MATIADPRQRTKRRIPIVPYLYIAPFFIVFGLFGLFPLAYTAFISLFEWNPIGEKTFIGLDNYAFLVADPRFWNAAGNTLSIWFLSTVPQLAFALVLAAVLNQALLRFKTGFRMAVLVPNITSVLAVGIVFTQLFGRDYGMVNTVIEFFGGDRIDWVRETFAGQVAISTMIMWRWTGYNALIYLAAMQSIPRSLYESAEIDGAGRIRQFFSVTIPQVRPTIIFTAIVSTIGGLQVFAEPLIFGGQGGVTGGQSRQYQTLALFLYEQGFRNLDFGYGSAIAWALFLIIVVLTVVNLGLSSRIASEDARPAPLRGIRSRRGPIERRSTAERRSTTRKEVAR